Proteins co-encoded in one Bradyrhizobium sp. 170 genomic window:
- a CDS encoding ParA family protein, with translation MNVIVFASRKGGSGKSTLAAHLAAHVHKATKPILLVDADPQGSLTLWHKLRGTNEPPIKAAVNSVSGIVAAAKRDGVEWVFIDTPPNLSAVVDDAIRNATMVIIPARPGVFDVNAVQETIQTCRSARKPYAVVVNGAPAERDGVESRIVTIAREALAKFRAPVWSGQITNRADLIMALSQGEGAREYYAEGRAAAEITRLWGAIERSIKAIRGTASGSGAMHKQAA, from the coding sequence ATGAACGTAATAGTATTTGCATCACGTAAGGGGGGCTCGGGAAAGAGTACCCTGGCTGCTCACCTCGCTGCCCATGTTCACAAGGCAACGAAGCCCATCCTTCTGGTCGATGCCGACCCACAGGGATCGCTTACGCTCTGGCACAAATTGCGCGGCACCAACGAACCGCCGATCAAGGCCGCGGTGAATTCCGTCAGCGGCATCGTCGCTGCCGCCAAGCGCGACGGCGTCGAATGGGTGTTCATCGACACGCCGCCGAATCTTTCGGCCGTTGTCGACGACGCGATCCGCAACGCGACGATGGTGATCATTCCGGCGCGGCCGGGCGTGTTCGACGTCAACGCCGTGCAGGAAACGATTCAGACCTGCCGTTCGGCGCGCAAGCCCTACGCAGTCGTGGTCAACGGCGCCCCCGCCGAACGCGACGGCGTCGAGAGCCGCATCGTCACCATCGCGCGTGAAGCGCTGGCGAAATTCCGCGCGCCGGTGTGGAGCGGCCAGATCACCAACCGCGCCGATCTGATCATGGCGCTGAGCCAGGGCGAAGGCGCCCGCGAATATTACGCGGAAGGCCGGGCCGCGGCCGAGATCACCAGGCTGTGGGGCGCGATCGAACGTTCGATCAAGGCGATCCGCGGAACCGCGTCCGGATCTGGCGCCATGCACAAGCAGGCGGCGTAA
- the dapA gene encoding 4-hydroxy-tetrahydrodipicolinate synthase: MTAPSTDDLTSRLQGLWLPLITPFRDGELDEASLRRLVRHYAAGPVDGFILAATSGEGMSLRADELERLVTVTRSELSGGGRHLPILLGLSGASTAKLLDALDETATWPIDGYLIASPYYIRPSQRGLVQHFTALADHASWPIVLYNIPYRTGVSLTNETLLQLALHPNIAGMKDCGADRAQSIDFLSRRPPNFGVLTGEDALYHEALADGADGAILLSAHLETDAFASVQTLLKQGDRDAARACWKAISALTRLLFAEPSPAPAKYWLARSGLIDSAEVRLPMVEVSAELAALLDEEIERRRPQLLRRA, translated from the coding sequence ATGACTGCCCCTTCGACTGACGATCTAACAAGCCGCCTGCAGGGCCTGTGGCTGCCGCTCATTACGCCGTTTCGCGACGGCGAACTCGACGAGGCGTCGTTACGCCGGCTCGTCAGGCACTATGCGGCCGGCCCGGTCGACGGCTTCATTCTGGCGGCGACGTCGGGCGAAGGCATGTCGCTCCGCGCGGACGAGCTCGAGCGGCTGGTGACGGTGACGCGCAGCGAACTATCCGGCGGCGGTCGCCACCTGCCGATCCTGCTGGGCCTGTCCGGCGCCTCTACCGCGAAGCTTCTGGATGCGCTGGATGAGACGGCGACCTGGCCGATCGACGGCTATCTGATCGCGAGCCCCTATTACATCCGCCCCTCGCAACGCGGCCTGGTGCAGCATTTCACCGCGCTCGCCGACCACGCCTCGTGGCCGATCGTGCTCTACAACATCCCCTACCGGACCGGCGTCAGCCTCACCAACGAGACGCTGCTGCAGCTCGCCCTGCATCCGAACATCGCCGGCATGAAGGATTGCGGCGCCGACCGCGCGCAGTCGATCGACTTCTTAAGCCGGCGACCACCGAACTTTGGCGTACTGACCGGCGAGGACGCGCTGTATCACGAAGCGCTCGCCGACGGCGCCGACGGGGCGATCCTGCTGTCGGCGCATCTGGAGACCGACGCCTTCGCATCGGTGCAGACACTGTTGAAGCAGGGCGATCGCGACGCCGCGCGCGCATGCTGGAAGGCCATTTCCGCGCTGACCCGGCTGTTGTTCGCCGAACCGAGCCCGGCGCCTGCGAAGTATTGGCTGGCGCGCAGCGGGCTGATCGACAGCGCCGAGGTCCGCCTTCCGATGGTGGAGGTGAGCGCGGAGCTCGCAGCGTTGCTGGACGAGGAAATCGAGCGACGCAGGCCACAGCTGTTGCGCCGGGCCTGA
- a CDS encoding LysR family transcriptional regulator — MPRTRDGSSDMDWDKLKVFHAAAEAGSFTHAGEQLGLSQSAVSRQVSALEQELAVSLFHRHARGLILTEQGDLLFRTAHDVFMQLQAARAKLTDSRERPSGDLKITTPPALGINWLIPRLDEFTALYPDIRISMIVTDEDLDLSMREADVAIRTRKPTQPDLIQRKLFSIGFHAYCSPEYIKRFGTPRTLDDLDSHRIIMLSDAQVPTHLQNRSWLIDAGRNGSGPREAYFKVNNILGLVRACQQGLGIAALPDYLVEENNRLVQLFGETDSIQIDTYFVYPEELKTVARVQVFRDFVVSKAQRWPS, encoded by the coding sequence ATGCCTAGAACACGGGACGGATCATCGGACATGGATTGGGACAAGCTGAAAGTCTTTCACGCGGCTGCAGAGGCGGGAAGCTTTACCCACGCCGGCGAACAGCTCGGGCTTTCGCAATCGGCGGTATCGCGGCAGGTCAGCGCGCTGGAGCAGGAGCTCGCGGTGTCGCTGTTCCACCGCCACGCGCGCGGACTGATCCTCACCGAACAGGGCGACCTGCTGTTTCGTACCGCGCATGACGTGTTCATGCAGCTGCAGGCGGCGCGCGCCAAGCTCACCGACAGCCGCGAGCGGCCGAGCGGCGACCTCAAGATCACCACGCCGCCGGCGCTCGGTATCAACTGGCTGATCCCGCGGCTCGACGAATTCACCGCGCTCTATCCGGATATCCGGATCTCCATGATCGTGACCGACGAAGATCTCGATCTGTCGATGCGCGAGGCCGACGTCGCGATCCGCACCCGCAAGCCGACCCAGCCGGACCTGATCCAGCGCAAGCTGTTCTCGATCGGCTTCCACGCCTATTGCTCGCCGGAATACATCAAGCGCTTCGGCACGCCACGCACGCTGGACGACCTGGACTCGCATCGCATCATCATGCTGAGCGATGCGCAGGTTCCGACGCATCTGCAGAACCGCTCCTGGCTGATCGACGCCGGCCGTAACGGCTCGGGTCCGCGCGAGGCCTACTTCAAGGTCAACAATATCCTGGGGCTGGTCCGCGCCTGTCAGCAGGGGCTCGGCATCGCCGCCCTGCCCGACTATCTGGTCGAGGAGAACAACCGCCTGGTGCAGTTGTTCGGCGAGACCGACTCGATCCAGATCGACACGTATTTTGTCTATCCCGAAGAGTTGAAGACGGTGGCGCGGGTGCAGGTGTTCCGCGACTTCGTGGTGAGCAAGGCGCAGCGCTGGCCCTCCTAG
- the trxB gene encoding thioredoxin-disulfide reductase has protein sequence MPAPIHAKVVIIGSGPAGYTAAIYAARAMLEPVLIQGIQPGGQLTITTDVENYPGFADVIQGPWLMEQMEKQAAHVGTKIVTDFVNKLELAQRPFRLTCDSGDVYLAETVILATGAQARWLGIASEEKFKGFGVSACATCDGFFYRGKEVIVVGGGNTAVEEALFLTNFASQVTIVHRRDHFRAERILQDRLFKNPKIKVVWDSAIDEICGTENPGKVTHVRLKNVKTGRLTDVPADGVFIAIGHAPATDLVKGQIKLKSSGYVEVAPNSTATSIPGLFAAGDVADETYRQAVTAAGLGCMAALEAERFLALRASDRAAAE, from the coding sequence ATGCCTGCGCCTATCCATGCCAAGGTCGTCATTATCGGTTCCGGCCCCGCCGGTTACACCGCGGCGATCTACGCGGCGCGCGCGATGCTGGAGCCGGTGCTGATCCAGGGCATCCAGCCCGGCGGGCAGCTCACCATCACCACCGACGTGGAAAACTATCCGGGCTTCGCCGACGTCATCCAGGGCCCCTGGCTGATGGAGCAGATGGAGAAGCAGGCGGCGCATGTCGGCACCAAGATCGTCACTGATTTCGTCAACAAGCTCGAACTGGCGCAGCGGCCGTTCCGGCTGACCTGCGACAGCGGCGACGTCTATCTGGCGGAAACCGTGATCCTCGCCACCGGCGCGCAGGCGCGCTGGCTCGGCATCGCTTCCGAAGAAAAATTCAAGGGCTTTGGCGTCTCGGCCTGCGCGACCTGCGACGGCTTCTTCTACCGCGGCAAGGAAGTGATCGTGGTCGGCGGCGGCAATACCGCGGTCGAGGAAGCGCTGTTCCTCACTAACTTCGCCTCGCAGGTAACGATCGTGCATCGCCGCGATCATTTCCGTGCCGAGCGCATCCTGCAGGATCGCCTGTTCAAGAACCCCAAGATCAAGGTGGTCTGGGATTCCGCGATCGACGAGATCTGCGGCACCGAAAACCCGGGCAAGGTCACCCATGTGCGCCTGAAGAACGTCAAGACCGGCAGGCTTACGGATGTGCCGGCCGACGGCGTCTTCATCGCCATCGGCCACGCGCCCGCAACCGACCTCGTCAAAGGCCAGATCAAGCTGAAATCCTCCGGCTATGTCGAGGTGGCGCCAAACTCGACCGCCACGTCTATTCCCGGCCTGTTCGCCGCCGGCGACGTGGCGGACGAAACCTATCGGCAGGCGGTCACGGCGGCCGGCCTCGGCTGCATGGCGGCCCTCGAGGCTGAACGCTTCCTGGCTTTGCGCGCGAGCGATCGCGCGGCGGCGGAGTAA
- a CDS encoding Lrp/AsnC family transcriptional regulator, whose protein sequence is MSKNLDEIDLKILAEIQADGRITNVELAKRVGISPPPCLRRVRTLEEEGYIKGYRGLLDPRRLGFDVTVFASVHLSSQADADLRAFEDFVRAEPLVRECWMLSGEVDFILKCVAPDMATFQDFVTHLTAAPHVRNVRTSLVLHNSKYEAAVPLDVKVAG, encoded by the coding sequence GTGTCGAAGAATCTTGACGAAATCGACCTCAAAATCCTCGCCGAAATCCAGGCCGACGGCCGAATCACCAACGTGGAACTGGCCAAACGCGTCGGTATTTCGCCGCCGCCCTGCCTGCGCCGGGTCCGCACGCTGGAGGAGGAAGGGTACATCAAGGGCTATCGGGGCCTGCTGGATCCACGCCGGCTCGGCTTCGACGTCACGGTGTTTGCCTCCGTCCACCTGTCCAGCCAGGCGGATGCGGATTTGCGCGCGTTCGAGGATTTCGTCCGCGCCGAGCCCCTGGTGCGGGAATGCTGGATGCTGTCGGGCGAGGTGGATTTCATCCTCAAATGCGTCGCGCCCGACATGGCGACGTTTCAGGATTTCGTCACGCACCTGACGGCAGCACCCCACGTGCGCAACGTCCGGACGTCGCTGGTGCTGCACAATTCGAAATATGAAGCGGCAGTGCCGCTCGATGTGAAGGTGGCGGGCTGA
- a CDS encoding DoxX family protein, with the protein MDRMLAKWQPTALSLFRFITGLLLFQFGVAKILKFPTIPDGNAAAFLNKVQLMSLPGAAGAIELILGALLLLGLFTRPVAFILAGEMAFAYFIGHAPRNFFPIINGGTLAILFCFACLYLSTAGGGPYSLDAMMRKKT; encoded by the coding sequence ATCGACAGGATGCTCGCGAAATGGCAGCCGACGGCGCTGAGCTTGTTTCGCTTCATCACCGGCTTGCTGCTGTTTCAATTCGGCGTCGCGAAGATTCTGAAGTTTCCGACAATTCCGGATGGCAACGCTGCCGCCTTCCTCAACAAGGTGCAATTGATGTCGCTACCGGGAGCCGCCGGTGCGATTGAGCTGATTCTGGGCGCGCTTTTGCTGCTCGGACTGTTCACACGACCCGTCGCCTTCATTCTTGCCGGCGAGATGGCCTTTGCCTATTTCATCGGTCATGCGCCGCGGAATTTTTTTCCGATCATCAACGGCGGCACGCTCGCGATCCTGTTCTGCTTCGCCTGCCTTTATCTTTCGACCGCAGGCGGCGGGCCGTACAGCCTCGACGCCATGATGCGGAAGAAGACGTAA
- the greA gene encoding transcription elongation factor GreA has translation MEKVPMTAGGYAALEIELKKRQSEDRPRIIEHIAEARSHGDLSENAEYHAAKEEQSHNEGRIAELEDKLARADIIDISKLSGDTVKFGATVTLVDEDTEKKTVWQIVGEPEADAKKGRISITSPLARALIGKKKGSTVEVVAPGGAKAYEITKVEWR, from the coding sequence ATGGAAAAGGTACCGATGACCGCTGGCGGCTATGCTGCCCTCGAGATCGAGTTGAAGAAGCGCCAGTCGGAGGATCGTCCGCGCATCATCGAGCATATCGCCGAGGCGCGCTCGCATGGAGACCTTTCGGAAAACGCGGAATATCACGCCGCCAAGGAAGAGCAGTCGCACAATGAAGGCCGCATCGCCGAGCTCGAAGACAAGCTCGCGCGTGCCGACATTATCGACATCTCCAAGCTCTCAGGCGACACCGTCAAGTTCGGCGCCACCGTCACGCTGGTCGACGAAGACACCGAGAAGAAAACGGTGTGGCAGATCGTGGGCGAGCCGGAAGCCGACGCCAAGAAGGGCCGTATCTCGATCACCTCGCCGCTGGCGCGCGCCCTGATCGGCAAGAAAAAAGGCTCGACTGTGGAAGTCGTGGCGCCGGGCGGCGCCAAGGCCTACGAGATCACCAAGGTCGAGTGGCGATAG
- the carB gene encoding carbamoyl-phosphate synthase large subunit, producing MPKRTDISTILIIGAGPIVIGQACEFDYSGTQAVKTLKEEGYRIVLVNSNPATIMTDPELADATYIEPITPEIVAKIIEAERHVIPGGFALLPTMGGQTALNCALSLRRQGTLDKFDVEMIGATADAIDKAEDRQLFRNAMEKIGLQTPKSRLANASALKKSYRDKYQTEREKLSGAALEECERQWTLGENERRKRYQEHALGEALMALSEIGLPAIIRPSFTMGGTGGGIAYNKEEFLDIIERGLDASPTNEVLIEESVLGWKEFEMEVVRDKKDNCIIVCSIENLDPMGVHTGDSITVAPALTLTDKEYQIMRDASLAVLREIGVETGGSNVQFGVNPDDGRMVVIEMNPRVSRSSALASKATGFPIAKVAAKLAVGYTLDEIANDITGGATPASFEPTIDYVVTKVPRFAFEKFPGASTTLTTSMKSVGEVMAIGRTFQESLQKALRGLETGLTGLDEIEIEGLGQHDDKNAVRAALGTPTPNRILQVAQAMRLGWSNEEIFNSCKIDPWFLSEMRGIVDMEAKVKANGLPPNGYGMRMLKAMGFSDARLAVLSESTEAEITAKRHALGVRPVFKRIDTCAAEFASPTAYMYSTYEAPFAGKLADESAPSDKKKVVILGGGPNRIGQGIEFDYCCCHACFALSDAGYETIMINCNPETVSTDYDTADRLYFEPLTAEDVLEIIATERQNGTLHGVIVQFGGQTPLKLARALEAADVPILGTSPDAIDLAEDRDRFKRVLDKLRLKQPKNGIAYSVEQARLVSADLGLPLVVRPSYVLGGRAMQIIREENQLNDYLLGTLPELVPGDVKARYPNDKTGQINTVLGTNPLLFDRYLSDATEIDVDCLCDGKDTFIVGIMEHIEEAGIHSGDSACSLPPHSLDAKMIEELERQTRELALGLDVVGLMNVQYAIKDGEIHVLEVNPRASRTVPFVAKVVGTPVAKIAARIMAGEKLADFKLKKKQLGHVGVKESVFPFARFPGVDTVLGPEMRSTGEVMGIDRSFEVAFAKSQLGGGTRVPRKGTVFVSVRETDKNRITEAVRLLHSLGFKVMGTSGTQRFLTDNGIPTEKVNKVLEGRPHIVDAITNGDIQLVFNTTEGPQALADSRSLRRAALLHKVPYYTTLSGAVAAAQGIRAYLGGDLEVRTLQSYFSEN from the coding sequence ATGCCCAAAAGAACAGATATCTCCACCATCCTGATCATCGGCGCCGGTCCCATCGTGATCGGCCAGGCCTGCGAATTCGACTATTCCGGCACCCAGGCGGTGAAGACGCTGAAGGAAGAGGGCTACCGCATCGTCCTCGTCAATTCCAATCCGGCCACCATCATGACCGACCCGGAACTGGCGGACGCCACCTATATCGAGCCGATCACCCCCGAAATCGTCGCCAAGATCATCGAGGCGGAACGCCACGTCATTCCGGGCGGCTTTGCGCTGCTGCCGACCATGGGCGGCCAGACCGCGCTGAACTGCGCGCTGTCGCTGCGCCGTCAGGGCACGCTCGACAAATTCGACGTCGAGATGATCGGCGCCACTGCCGACGCGATCGACAAGGCGGAAGACCGCCAGCTTTTCCGCAACGCCATGGAAAAGATCGGCCTGCAGACGCCGAAATCGCGGCTCGCCAACGCCTCGGCGCTGAAGAAGTCCTATCGCGACAAATACCAGACCGAACGCGAGAAGCTGTCCGGCGCCGCGCTGGAAGAGTGCGAACGGCAATGGACGCTCGGCGAGAACGAGCGCCGCAAGCGCTACCAGGAGCACGCGCTCGGTGAAGCGCTGATGGCGCTGTCCGAAATCGGGCTGCCCGCGATCATCCGCCCCTCCTTCACCATGGGCGGCACCGGCGGCGGCATCGCCTACAACAAGGAAGAGTTCCTCGACATCATCGAACGCGGCCTCGACGCCTCCCCGACCAACGAAGTCTTGATCGAGGAATCCGTGCTCGGCTGGAAAGAGTTCGAGATGGAGGTGGTGCGCGACAAGAAGGATAATTGCATCATCGTCTGCTCGATCGAGAACCTCGATCCGATGGGCGTGCACACCGGCGATTCCATCACGGTGGCGCCGGCGCTGACGCTGACCGACAAGGAATACCAGATCATGCGCGACGCCTCGCTGGCGGTGCTGCGCGAGATCGGGGTGGAGACCGGCGGCTCCAACGTGCAGTTCGGCGTCAACCCCGACGACGGCCGCATGGTGGTGATCGAGATGAACCCGCGCGTGTCGCGCTCCTCGGCGCTCGCTTCCAAGGCCACCGGCTTTCCGATCGCAAAGGTCGCCGCCAAGCTCGCGGTCGGCTACACACTCGACGAAATCGCCAACGACATCACCGGCGGCGCGACGCCTGCCTCGTTCGAACCGACGATCGATTACGTCGTGACCAAGGTTCCACGGTTTGCGTTCGAGAAATTCCCCGGCGCCTCCACCACGCTGACGACCTCGATGAAGTCGGTCGGCGAAGTGATGGCGATCGGCCGCACCTTCCAGGAGAGCCTGCAGAAGGCGCTGCGCGGGCTCGAGACCGGTTTGACCGGGCTCGACGAGATCGAGATCGAGGGGCTTGGCCAACACGACGACAAGAACGCCGTCCGCGCAGCCCTGGGCACGCCGACGCCGAACCGTATCCTGCAGGTGGCGCAGGCGATGCGGCTAGGCTGGTCGAACGAAGAGATCTTCAATTCCTGCAAGATCGATCCGTGGTTCCTGAGCGAGATGCGCGGCATCGTCGACATGGAAGCAAAGGTCAAGGCGAACGGCCTGCCGCCGAACGGCTACGGCATGCGCATGCTGAAGGCGATGGGTTTTTCGGACGCGCGGCTGGCCGTGCTGTCTGAGTCCACCGAGGCCGAGATCACCGCAAAACGTCACGCGCTCGGCGTCCGCCCGGTGTTCAAGCGCATCGACACCTGTGCCGCGGAATTCGCCTCCCCCACCGCCTACATGTATTCGACCTATGAGGCGCCGTTCGCAGGCAAGCTCGCCGATGAGAGCGCGCCGTCGGACAAGAAGAAGGTCGTCATCCTCGGCGGCGGCCCGAACCGGATCGGCCAGGGCATCGAGTTCGACTATTGCTGCTGTCATGCCTGCTTCGCGCTATCCGACGCCGGCTATGAGACCATCATGATCAACTGCAATCCGGAGACGGTGTCGACCGACTACGACACCGCCGACCGGCTCTATTTCGAGCCGCTCACCGCCGAGGATGTGCTGGAAATCATCGCCACTGAACGGCAGAACGGCACGCTGCACGGCGTGATCGTGCAGTTCGGCGGCCAGACCCCGCTCAAGCTGGCGCGCGCGCTGGAAGCCGCCGATGTGCCGATCCTCGGCACCTCGCCCGACGCCATCGACCTCGCCGAGGACCGCGACCGCTTCAAGCGCGTGCTCGACAAGCTGCGCCTCAAGCAGCCGAAGAACGGCATCGCCTATTCGGTCGAGCAGGCGCGGCTGGTGTCGGCCGATCTCGGCCTGCCGCTGGTGGTGCGCCCGTCCTATGTGCTGGGCGGCCGCGCGATGCAGATCATCCGCGAAGAGAACCAGCTCAACGATTATCTGCTCGGCACCCTGCCCGAACTGGTCCCCGGCGACGTCAAGGCGCGCTACCCGAACGACAAGACCGGCCAGATCAATACGGTGCTCGGCACCAATCCGCTGCTGTTCGACCGCTATCTCTCCGACGCCACCGAGATCGACGTCGACTGCCTATGCGACGGCAAGGACACCTTCATCGTCGGCATCATGGAGCATATCGAGGAAGCCGGCATTCACTCCGGCGATTCCGCCTGCTCGCTGCCGCCGCATTCGCTTGATGCGAAGATGATCGAGGAGCTCGAGCGGCAGACCCGAGAGCTGGCGCTCGGCCTCGACGTCGTCGGGCTGATGAACGTGCAATATGCGATCAAGGACGGCGAGATCCACGTGCTCGAGGTCAATCCGCGGGCGTCGCGCACAGTGCCGTTCGTCGCCAAGGTCGTCGGCACGCCGGTGGCGAAGATCGCGGCACGGATCATGGCCGGCGAGAAGCTTGCTGATTTCAAGCTGAAGAAGAAGCAGCTCGGCCATGTCGGCGTGAAAGAGTCCGTCTTCCCCTTCGCACGCTTCCCCGGCGTCGACACCGTGCTCGGTCCGGAGATGCGCTCGACCGGCGAGGTCATGGGCATCGACCGCTCCTTCGAGGTGGCGTTCGCAAAGAGCCAGCTCGGCGGCGGCACCCGCGTGCCGCGCAAGGGGACCGTATTCGTCTCGGTGCGCGAGACCGACAAGAACCGCATCACCGAAGCGGTGCGCCTCTTGCACTCGCTCGGCTTCAAGGTGATGGGCACATCAGGCACCCAGCGCTTCCTGACCGACAACGGCATTCCGACCGAGAAGGTTAACAAGGTGCTGGAGGGACGGCCGCACATCGTCGACGCCATCACCAATGGCGACATTCAGCTCGTTTTCAACACCACCGAGGGGCCGCAGGCGCTGGCGGACAGCCGTTCGCTGCGGCGGGCTGCCCTCTTGCATAAAGTGCCGTATTACACCACTCTTTCAGGTGCTGTCGCGGCCGCCCAAGGCATTCGCGCCTATCTGGGCGGGGACCTTGAGGTCCGCACCCTGCAGAGTTACTTTTCCGAAAACTGA
- a CDS encoding class I SAM-dependent methyltransferase produces MDEWIDYYDSTHTIYASKLHRDLHFQIIARDIIGYISSPDSVVLDYACGEALSAARVADACGKLYLAEPAPGVRGRLIARFAPNTKIRVRSLEDLSRMAENSVDLVVMNSVAQYMTPEELDSAFAVVRRLLKPNGRLVLGDILRPEVGMARDVLALLKFASRHGFLKDALYGLASTALSDYRQLRTRVGLQRYREDEMIEKLAAAGFAASRAHLNIGHNPWRMTFVARHAFQRP; encoded by the coding sequence ATGGATGAATGGATCGACTATTACGATTCCACGCATACGATTTATGCGAGCAAGCTGCATCGCGACCTGCATTTCCAGATCATCGCGCGCGACATCATCGGCTACATCTCCTCGCCCGACTCCGTCGTGCTGGACTATGCCTGCGGCGAGGCGCTGTCCGCCGCCAGGGTGGCCGATGCCTGTGGCAAGCTCTATCTGGCCGAGCCGGCGCCAGGCGTCCGCGGCCGGCTGATCGCGCGCTTTGCGCCGAACACCAAGATCCGCGTTCGCTCGCTCGAGGATCTCAGCCGAATGGCGGAAAACTCGGTCGATCTCGTCGTCATGAATTCGGTCGCGCAATACATGACGCCGGAAGAGCTGGATTCGGCGTTTGCCGTCGTACGCCGGCTATTGAAGCCCAACGGTCGCCTGGTGCTGGGCGACATCCTGCGGCCCGAAGTCGGCATGGCCAGGGACGTGCTGGCGCTGTTGAAATTCGCAAGCAGGCACGGTTTCCTGAAAGACGCCCTTTACGGCCTCGCCAGCACCGCGCTGTCGGACTACCGGCAGCTGCGCACCCGCGTCGGGCTGCAGCGCTACCGCGAAGACGAGATGATCGAGAAACTCGCCGCCGCCGGCTTCGCCGCCTCACGCGCCCATCTCAACATCGGCCACAACCCGTGGCGGATGACGTTCGTGGCGCGCCACGCTTTCCAGCGCCCCTGA
- a CDS encoding DNA starvation/stationary phase protection protein, producing MSKTNNKSGKVSPDLDTPTDLAPAAVEKISTSLNALLADAFALYLKTKNFHWHVSGRHFRDYHLMLDEQSEAIFATTDQLAERVRKLGGITLRSIGHIAKLQTIQDNNEAYVPPREMLRELMEDNKHMAAAMRKAHKLCDDNEDTGTAQLLELFIDETERRTWFLFEASRQEGANAA from the coding sequence GTGAGCAAAACCAACAACAAATCCGGCAAGGTATCCCCCGATCTCGACACGCCGACCGACCTGGCGCCGGCCGCCGTCGAGAAGATTTCGACATCCCTCAACGCGCTGCTGGCGGACGCCTTCGCGCTTTACCTGAAGACCAAGAACTTCCACTGGCATGTCAGCGGCCGGCATTTCCGCGACTATCATCTGATGCTGGACGAGCAATCCGAAGCGATCTTCGCCACCACCGACCAGCTCGCCGAACGGGTGCGCAAGCTCGGCGGCATTACGCTGCGCTCGATCGGACACATCGCCAAGCTGCAGACCATTCAGGACAACAACGAGGCCTATGTGCCGCCGCGCGAAATGCTGCGCGAGCTGATGGAAGACAACAAGCACATGGCGGCGGCGATGCGCAAAGCGCACAAGCTTTGCGATGACAATGAGGACACGGGCACCGCCCAGTTGCTCGAATTGTTCATCGACGAGACCGAGCGCCGCACCTGGTTCCTGTTCGAGGCCAGCCGCCAGGAAGGCGCCAACGCGGCGTGA